The following is a genomic window from Mus pahari chromosome 1, PAHARI_EIJ_v1.1, whole genome shotgun sequence.
CTATTCCCATTAGATATGATAGTGCTGTTAGGTATTTGGTCTATACCTTTGTCTTCATTGTTAGGCTTCACAAGGTGCTTCTTCTTTGGACAGATGTGGTTTTACCTCTTTCCCTGTCAATTATCAAGGGTCTGAAACATAAATCCAGAATCTGCTTTGTGTGATCAAGAATCTGTCTCCATGAGCACACAGGTTTTTTTATGCTCATTCATATGGCTACAGGAAACCAGACAAGAATAACTGAATTTATCCTTATGAGCTTCTCTTCCCTGCCTTCTGAAATACAGACCTTGCTCTTCCTGGCATTTCTTGTCATCTATCTGGTCACTCTGCTGGGAAATAGCCTCATCATTCTGGTGACCTTGGCTGACCCCATGCTGCAAAGTCCCATGTATTTCTTTCTCAGGAACTTATCCTTCTTAGAGATTGGTTTCAATCTAGTCATTGTGCCCAAAATGTTGGGGACTCTGATTGCCCAGGACACAAGTATCTCCTTCCTGGGCTGTGCCACTCAgatgtatttcttcttcttctttggagTGGCTGAGTGCTTCCTCCTCGCCACCATGgcatatgaccgctatgtggccatctgcagtCCCTTGCATTACCCAGTCATCATGAACCAAGAGACACGTGTCAAACTGGCTGCTGTCTCCTGGTTTCCAGGATTCCCTGTAGCCACTGTGCAGACCACATGGCTCTTCAGTTTTCCATTCTGTTCCACCAACAAGGTGAACCACTTCTTCTGTGACAGCCCACCTGTGCTGAGGCTGGTCTGTGCAGACACAGCCCAGTTTGAGGTCTATGCCATTGTTGGGACCATTCTGGTTGTCATGATACCCTGCCTGCTGATCCTATGTTCCTATACTCTCATTGCAGCTTCTATCCTCAAGATTCCATCAGCTAAAGGGAAGCACaaagccttctccacctgctCCTCACATCTCCTCGTTGTCTCTCTTTTCTATGTGTCTTCAAGCCTCACTTACTTTAGGCCTAAATCAAATAATTCTCCTGAAAGCAAGAAATTGTTATCACTGTCCTACACTGTTGTGACTCCCATGTTGAACCCCATCATCTATAGCCTGAGAAATAATGAAGTGAAGAGTGCTCTCAGCAGGACCTTCCACAAGGTCCTGTCCCTCAGAAACCATATCACATAAACATCAAATCCTCTCTCCTCCTTAAATGTCCATTGGAATGACACCAACTTTTTAAATGGATGTTAGGAAGCTCAGTAGAGACAAAAACTCAGAGAGGTAATTGATATCCTTCTATATTTCTTTGCCTTTCCATtgtataaacattattttttctcaTCAGAGTAATTAGTATTTTGGATGCTTCTATGACCAATTTGTTCAAGGTATTATTTTGCTAATAAGCATGAAAGTGACATACATTGTGCCCTGTATGGAATTCTTAATGTGTACTTGGAGACATACAtgagaaaatacagtaaaaactGTCAAAAGTCATCCTGGCCTTTTGTCTGGCTTTAGAATAGTTTGAATCCATGTGCAAAGAAACATCCCATTCTTCTATTGCATGTTTCTTgggttctttcattttatttcactttctccATAGCTTGGTAGTTTGAGACCTCAAACAGAGGAAGACAAACTACTAATCCACATGCATATTTATAGAACATCAATAGCCTCATTGATTTTTTACTCAGGCTCTTTTGGTCAGGTAGAATAAGCCCAGTCTACAGTTCTCCCAATTCCATTTTAAGGCTCTAAAACTTTGTTTTTAGAAGTTACAAAAATTTTTTTATACTATCTCCCATGATACTCTCCTCTGCAAGGCTTTCCATAGATCTCTACAGACTTGTATCGCACTCAGTGACTTTGCATCCCAAAGTTACATGCACTGTCAGCATGAAAAGGCAAAAGAACACCACAATAGAATAACCTAATCAATATTGAGGAGTTCAACTGAAGTTACTGctaaaaggaaatgaattttatTGCTGAGGAAGTGAAAACAAAGATGTTTAAACAAATATAATTGGAATACAATTCTAAACCCCAAGTGTTTGAATATTAGTTTTGTACTTTTTCACTTccatataatatatgaaaattatttagTTCAGAGTCATggtaaaacaatattttataaggGTGGGTTGAGAGAGAAGTAAGTGGGCAAGATTATGTTTCAGAGAAACATAATGAGCATCCATTTAATACACACTTCAACCAAATTAGCAAAATAGAACTATATCCATAAGAATTCAATACAAATAGCCTTATACTGTGCCATGTTGATCAGACCACACTTGAAACATCCTTTACTTAAGATACATATTGATAAACTAAAAAGTTTATACAAAGGTAATCACACTCCTTACATACTTTTAGACTGAAA
Proteins encoded in this region:
- the LOC110330486 gene encoding olfactory receptor 10A5-like, with product MLIHMATGNQTRITEFILMSFSSLPSEIQTLLFLAFLVIYLVTLLGNSLIILVTLADPMLQSPMYFFLRNLSFLEIGFNLVIVPKMLGTLIAQDTSISFLGCATQMYFFFFFGVAECFLLATMAYDRYVAICSPLHYPVIMNQETRVKLAAVSWFPGFPVATVQTTWLFSFPFCSTNKVNHFFCDSPPVLRLVCADTAQFEVYAIVGTILVVMIPCLLILCSYTLIAASILKIPSAKGKHKAFSTCSSHLLVVSLFYVSSSLTYFRPKSNNSPESKKLLSLSYTVVTPMLNPIIYSLRNNEVKSALSRTFHKVLSLRNHIT